In the genome of Chloracidobacterium sp., one region contains:
- the pyrF gene encoding orotidine-5'-phosphate decarboxylase: MDAQPSPSARIFLALDTPDRSAAERLMQLLSPYVGGFKIGKTLFTAAGPPVVAAALATGARVFLDLKFHDIPHTVAGAVAAAAALGVHLCTVHTLGGSAMLRAAQKSLATWPTAMQPVLLGVTLLTSADQTTLNEIGLQGTPEEAVRRLTKLAVTCGLGGVVCSPQEIAAVRRLAPADFLVVTPGIRFGDAVPDDQRRTLTPREALAAGADYLVVGRPITAAPDPVAAVQRLVSELSTS; the protein is encoded by the coding sequence ATGGACGCTCAACCCTCACCATCGGCGCGGATTTTCCTTGCGCTGGATACGCCTGACCGGTCGGCCGCCGAGCGACTGATGCAGTTGCTGTCGCCCTATGTGGGCGGCTTCAAGATTGGCAAAACGCTGTTTACAGCGGCGGGACCGCCGGTGGTTGCAGCGGCGCTGGCGACTGGTGCGCGCGTCTTTCTTGACCTGAAATTCCATGACATCCCGCACACGGTCGCTGGCGCAGTTGCGGCGGCGGCGGCACTGGGCGTCCATCTTTGTACGGTGCATACCTTGGGTGGAAGCGCCATGCTCCGAGCGGCGCAGAAGTCCTTGGCGACCTGGCCGACGGCGATGCAGCCGGTCCTACTTGGTGTCACGCTGCTGACCAGCGCTGACCAAACCACGCTGAACGAGATTGGCCTGCAGGGAACACCGGAGGAGGCGGTACGACGTCTGACCAAGTTAGCCGTCACCTGTGGGTTGGGCGGCGTCGTATGCTCGCCGCAGGAAATTGCCGCTGTTCGGCGGTTGGCGCCGGCTGATTTCCTTGTTGTTACGCCGGGCATCCGGTTTGGAGACGCCGTGCCGGATGATCAGCGACGGACACTAACGCCGCGTGAGGCGCTGGCGGCCGGGGCTGATTACCTTGTCGTTGGACGACCAATTACCGCTGCGCCAGACCCAGTCGCCGCCGTGCAGCGGCTGGTTTCAGAGTTGTCCACTAGTTGA
- a CDS encoding transglycosylase SLT domain-containing protein — protein sequence MALRTSLWRASAFCVLTACGTVVTAAQSPTSSAALTAATPARSLIAAAERHYKRGEEAFRNGQFEEAGRCFAEARAIFDQAPAEVRAEQEVQAYVFELQGRIELLRTGLRQAALSASDVGSYRDELAALDVSQISARPTAELNMSNFDFKFTVTAQVYQFINFYTTGRGRITMERGLIRSGRYRDMAERIFAEEGVPKDLIWLAQVESVWQPRALSYAKARGIWQFIPSTGLRFGLRQDAYMDERVAPEASTRAAARYLKFLYNYFAGDWLLAMAAYNCGERNVERAIERCGYADFWELHQRGLLPRETQNYVPAILAVIAIAKNQKQYGFNVTPDPPMRYDTFQLDTSTSLAVAADLLHIPLNELLALNPELHRPLAPAGFSLKIPVGARERFAAAYAALSPQDRLGVPQSSAPTVAETRPVAQPRYTTRNARTTGRRYRTRY from the coding sequence ATGGCTTTACGTACCAGTCTTTGGCGCGCATCGGCTTTTTGTGTGCTGACGGCCTGCGGAACAGTCGTGACAGCGGCACAGTCTCCAACATCGTCTGCTGCCTTGACGGCTGCGACGCCGGCGCGGTCGCTCATTGCGGCCGCTGAACGCCACTACAAACGTGGGGAAGAAGCTTTTCGCAATGGGCAGTTTGAGGAAGCCGGTCGGTGTTTCGCCGAAGCCCGCGCCATTTTTGACCAAGCGCCGGCTGAAGTGCGCGCCGAGCAAGAGGTTCAGGCGTATGTCTTTGAGCTTCAGGGCCGGATTGAGTTGCTGCGAACGGGTCTGCGTCAGGCGGCGCTGTCGGCGTCAGACGTCGGCTCCTACCGCGACGAACTGGCGGCGCTTGATGTCAGCCAGATTAGCGCCCGCCCAACCGCCGAACTCAACATGTCGAACTTTGACTTCAAGTTCACTGTGACGGCGCAGGTCTACCAGTTTATAAACTTCTACACAACCGGTCGTGGGCGCATCACGATGGAGCGCGGACTGATTCGGTCGGGACGCTATCGTGACATGGCCGAGCGTATCTTCGCAGAAGAAGGCGTCCCCAAAGACCTGATCTGGTTGGCGCAGGTTGAGTCCGTCTGGCAGCCACGAGCGCTATCCTACGCCAAGGCGCGCGGCATCTGGCAATTTATCCCCAGCACCGGCCTGCGCTTTGGACTGCGGCAAGACGCCTACATGGATGAGCGCGTAGCGCCGGAGGCTTCCACCCGTGCGGCGGCGCGGTATTTGAAGTTTTTGTATAACTATTTCGCCGGCGATTGGCTGCTGGCAATGGCGGCGTACAACTGTGGCGAGCGGAACGTCGAGCGGGCAATTGAACGGTGCGGCTACGCCGACTTCTGGGAACTACATCAGCGTGGCCTGTTGCCCCGCGAAACCCAGAACTACGTCCCGGCGATTCTGGCGGTGATTGCTATCGCCAAAAATCAGAAGCAATACGGGTTTAATGTCACGCCTGACCCGCCGATGCGGTACGACACCTTCCAGCTTGATACGTCGACTTCGCTGGCGGTGGCGGCCGACTTGTTGCATATCCCACTCAACGAACTTTTAGCGCTCAATCCCGAACTGCACCGGCCGCTAGCGCCAGCTGGTTTCAGCCTCAAGATTCCGGTCGGTGCGCGTGAACGCTTCGCCGCCGCCTACGCCGCTTTGTCGCCGCAGGACCGCTTAGGCGTCCCTCAGTCGTCTGCGCCCACCGTAGCGGAAACTCGGCCGGTGGCGCAGCCGCGTTACACGACCCGCAACGCCCGTACAACGGGGCGGCGGTATCGTACGCGCTACTGA
- a CDS encoding DUF1015 family protein: MALVRPFRALRPSADTVAAVAAVPYDVVSTAEARALAAGNPYSLLHVTRPDIDLPDDTPPDAELQYHTARVNFERLKRETPLTTDAEASFFVYRLVMDERAQTGVVGLCAVDDYDRDVIRKHEKTRPDKEDDRTRHVLALRAHVEPVFLAYRDTPTLDALMAEACAAPALYDFTAPDGVRHTVWRMPDAAAVSAAFADVPTLYVADGHHRSASASRARATLRAQDTHPTPDAPYNFFLAVLFPAGQLRILPYNRVVGDLNGWTPAALLDALRERFASIPTTPTPTAEGDFSVYCAGGWHSFRFHPAAGGDVLAQLDVSRLQTQVLEPLFGITDPRTDKRLDFVGGIRSTTELEQRVNDGRAAVAFSLHPTSLDALFAVADQGAVMPPKSTWFEPKPRSGLLMYAFDDAG; this comes from the coding sequence ATGGCTCTGGTTCGTCCTTTCCGCGCCCTGCGCCCAAGCGCCGACACCGTTGCGGCGGTCGCCGCCGTTCCCTACGACGTGGTCAGTACGGCTGAAGCGCGCGCGCTGGCCGCCGGCAACCCCTACAGCCTGCTGCATGTCACCCGTCCCGACATTGACTTGCCGGATGACACGCCGCCGGACGCCGAACTTCAGTACCACACGGCGCGGGTCAACTTTGAGCGGCTCAAACGGGAGACGCCGCTGACCACCGACGCGGAAGCGAGTTTCTTTGTCTATCGGTTGGTGATGGACGAACGCGCTCAAACTGGCGTCGTCGGCCTATGTGCGGTGGACGACTACGATCGGGACGTGATTCGCAAACACGAAAAGACGCGCCCGGATAAGGAAGATGACCGGACGCGGCACGTTCTGGCGTTGCGCGCCCATGTCGAGCCGGTGTTTCTGGCGTACCGCGACACGCCGACGCTGGACGCGCTCATGGCGGAGGCCTGCGCTGCGCCGGCGCTGTATGACTTCACCGCGCCGGACGGCGTTCGGCACACCGTCTGGCGCATGCCGGATGCGGCGGCGGTGAGCGCCGCCTTCGCCGACGTACCAACGCTGTACGTGGCCGACGGCCACCATCGTTCGGCGAGCGCGAGTCGCGCGCGAGCGACTTTACGCGCGCAGGACACCCATCCCACCCCGGACGCGCCGTACAACTTCTTTCTTGCGGTGCTTTTCCCGGCTGGACAGCTCCGGATTCTGCCCTATAACCGTGTGGTCGGCGACTTAAACGGCTGGACGCCTGCGGCCTTGCTGGACGCGCTGCGGGAGCGTTTTGCCTCCATCCCAACGACGCCAACGCCGACGGCCGAGGGAGACTTTTCGGTGTACTGCGCCGGTGGCTGGCATAGCTTTCGGTTTCATCCGGCGGCGGGCGGCGACGTACTGGCGCAACTGGATGTCAGCCGCCTGCAAACTCAGGTACTGGAACCGTTGTTCGGAATTACCGATCCCCGGACGGACAAGCGACTGGATTTTGTCGGCGGGATTCGCAGCACGACCGAACTGGAACAACGGGTCAACGACGGCCGGGCAGCCGTGGCGTTTTCCCTGCACCCGACCTCACTGGACGCGCTGTTTGCGGTCGCCGACCAGGGCGCGGTCATGCCGCCGAAGTCCACGTGGTTTGAACCAAAGCCCCGTTCAGGGCTTCTGATGTACGCTTTTGACGATGCAGGCTAA
- a CDS encoding gamma-glutamyl-gamma-aminobutyrate hydrolase family protein, with protein MAAPYTKRPTIGITVRIDPDKDSYHLRTTYPRAIHQAGGVPLLIPLITEAGYLETIADLLDGILLSGNPADVDPARYGQAPHIALGPVHPERDETDARLLQLADAKRLPVFAVCYGMQMLNVHRGGTLFQDLASQVENVMQHQQRGSFRRLAHGIQIDRDSLLAKLAGGVTARVNSHHHQGIDELGRDLRPVAWAADGVIEAVVGTRPDHFVLGVQWHPEINADHDPFSQALFKHFVAEAALHRQRPPLE; from the coding sequence ATGGCCGCACCATACACGAAACGCCCGACGATTGGGATCACGGTTCGGATTGACCCCGACAAAGACTCCTATCATCTGCGCACGACGTACCCGCGCGCCATTCACCAAGCGGGCGGCGTTCCGTTGCTGATTCCGCTCATTACAGAGGCGGGCTATTTGGAAACCATCGCCGATCTCCTCGACGGCATTCTCCTGAGCGGCAATCCCGCCGACGTTGATCCGGCGCGTTACGGTCAGGCGCCGCACATTGCCCTCGGCCCGGTTCACCCAGAGCGCGATGAAACCGACGCGCGCCTACTCCAACTGGCCGACGCCAAGCGGCTGCCGGTGTTCGCTGTCTGCTATGGCATGCAGATGCTCAACGTGCATCGTGGCGGGACGTTGTTTCAAGACCTCGCTTCGCAGGTTGAAAACGTCATGCAGCATCAACAGCGCGGGTCGTTTCGCCGCCTCGCACACGGGATTCAGATTGACCGAGACAGCCTGTTGGCCAAGCTGGCGGGCGGGGTGACGGCGCGCGTCAACAGCCATCATCACCAAGGCATAGACGAACTCGGCCGCGACCTGCGCCCGGTCGCTTGGGCGGCTGACGGCGTGATTGAAGCGGTCGTCGGGACGCGCCCGGATCACTTCGTGCTGGGCGTTCAGTGGCACCCGGAAATCAACGCCGATCACGACCCCTTCTCACAGGCTTTGTTCAAGCACTTTGTCGCCGAAGCCGCCCTGCATCGGCAACGTCCGCCGCTGGAGTGA
- a CDS encoding FKBP-type peptidyl-prolyl cis-trans isomerase: MANLAIENIRSNEGASAGNGKVLAVHHTGQLMDGTNLDGPYDRRRLIEPALGLGEVICGWALGVVGWQVSGKQEPTIIPLELAYGIGVSRPPHSTLR, from the coding sequence GTGGCAAATCTCGCAATCGAGAACATTCGGAGCAACGAAGGCGCATCGGCTGGAAACGGCAAAGTCCTCGCCGTACACCACACTGGCCAGCTCATGGACGGAACCAATCTCGACGGCCCATACGACCGGCGGCGACTGATTGAGCCCGCATTGGGGTTGGGTGAAGTCATTTGCGGCTGGGCTCTGGGCGTTGTCGGCTGGCAGGTCAGTGGTAAACAGGAACCGACCATCATCCCACTTGAACTCGCCTATGGGATCGGGGTGTCCCGACCGCCACACTCCACTTTGAGGTAG
- a CDS encoding YdcF family protein, which translates to MACLEAMVTPELVLVPGHAVCRTPDAPDLAADDAWALQPYQRGEGGCYVAHIVAGVRLVAEASHRWLVFSGGRTHAAYPALSEAESYRRVAQAQSWWGCSEAAARTLIEAFARDSYENLRFSLHCFHDTLGVRPVRVYVVGWRFKEQRFRLHAAVLGWPPERLHYIGVNDPPDLAAAQAGEAQTLQDFLADPHGACGRLAAKRAARNPFGDTPPAHWVTTLVPPAAL; encoded by the coding sequence TTGGCCTGTCTGGAAGCGATGGTAACGCCGGAACTGGTGCTCGTACCGGGGCATGCCGTTTGCCGTACGCCGGACGCGCCGGACTTGGCGGCGGATGACGCTTGGGCGCTGCAACCGTACCAGCGCGGTGAAGGTGGCTGCTACGTAGCGCACATTGTAGCCGGCGTCCGCTTGGTTGCGGAGGCTTCTCACCGCTGGTTGGTCTTTTCCGGTGGACGGACGCACGCCGCCTATCCTGCCTTGAGCGAAGCCGAAAGTTATCGGCGAGTCGCGCAAGCCCAATCGTGGTGGGGTTGCTCGGAGGCGGCGGCGCGGACGCTCATCGAAGCGTTTGCACGTGACTCCTACGAGAACTTGCGCTTTAGCCTCCATTGCTTTCACGACACGCTTGGCGTACGGCCTGTTCGGGTGTATGTCGTCGGATGGCGGTTCAAAGAACAGCGGTTTCGGCTGCATGCCGCCGTATTGGGCTGGCCGCCGGAGCGGCTGCACTACATCGGCGTCAACGATCCGCCGGATTTGGCGGCGGCACAGGCCGGCGAAGCGCAAACGCTGCAGGACTTTTTGGCCGATCCCCATGGCGCATGCGGGCGGTTGGCGGCCAAACGCGCCGCCCGCAATCCGTTTGGCGATACTCCGCCCGCGCACTGGGTGACTACGCTGGTTCCGCCAGCAGCGCTTTGA
- a CDS encoding TlpA family protein disulfide reductase: protein MTGWHTVQKSFLAVSLTVGAACQATSPSPTPSSASSPSASPSTSSPSAPAPSPTRTSKPAPTFVVETLNAGKFNLSEHRGKVVVVNFWATWCPPCVAEMPGFDAAYRRLKGDGLEIVGLSLDQEGPGVVKDFLAKRRISYPIAMGTPETAMRFGIGNSIPYTVFIDRRGNIREAVTGGISASVFEQKVKALLAEPA from the coding sequence ATGACCGGTTGGCATACTGTTCAGAAAAGTTTTTTGGCGGTTAGCCTGACGGTCGGCGCAGCTTGCCAAGCCACGTCGCCGTCACCCACACCTTCCTCCGCTTCGTCGCCGAGCGCTTCACCGTCAACCTCGTCGCCGAGCGCGCCCGCGCCGTCACCGACGCGCACAAGCAAACCGGCCCCAACCTTCGTGGTTGAAACCCTCAACGCCGGCAAGTTCAACCTTAGTGAACACCGTGGCAAGGTGGTCGTCGTCAACTTCTGGGCGACATGGTGCCCACCCTGTGTTGCGGAAATGCCTGGCTTTGACGCCGCCTACCGCCGCCTCAAAGGCGATGGGTTGGAAATTGTCGGTTTGTCGCTCGATCAAGAAGGCCCCGGCGTCGTGAAGGACTTTCTCGCCAAGCGCCGCATCAGCTATCCGATTGCCATGGGCACGCCAGAGACGGCAATGCGCTTCGGCATCGGCAACAGCATTCCCTACACGGTCTTCATTGACCGGCGGGGCAACATTCGGGAGGCCGTCACCGGCGGCATCAGCGCGTCAGTTTTCGAACAAAAGGTCAAAGCGCTGCTGGCGGAACCAGCGTAG
- a CDS encoding serine/threonine-protein kinase, with protein MDETIAIMSTASPPSDPLIGRVIAGRFRILSKLGEGGMGAVYKAEQLKVNRLCAVKVLSASFASDPDALARFNREAQMSSAFNHPHAVTIYDFGDDDGLHYLAMEFVEGETLSSVLRREGPLPLGRTLNIARQAAAALEAAHRMNIVHRDLKPDNIMLARRDEGDWVKILDFGIAKIASDAPQRGQDLTQAGFVVGTPLYMSPEQLAGERLDARSDIYSLAIIIYQMLTGRLPFTGDNMQALMVKRLTEDPLPLQQANPSVVIPPGVEAALLRALQRQRDRRTPTVREFISELEAGQASTRPQMAAGTTNPFTPGAASFSGERAYPTVPTKASSAAATGGATPQPTAAAVPLQPGYAPPLSTEQSIASSDASPPSGDGLPQLNPPPTPPVVTPATAPPARWGGGMGGVVAALALAATLVMVGGAVGAYFLFWSRDGGRQAQSSDPKPSKGGSTHNGDIRINDTPKPLEDNSALSDATKAAFASGVKALMRKDYVEAERQFRAVLGAAPGFGKAHLNLGIALYHQRKFTDALDHFAVAARTCEDESCKNFAYNYRGRIHWEQRKYALAEEDFRQAVVHDANDLSSVAFRGFMLQLDGRTADANQLFDEVLARSRDENLNSVVRRCKGSALPPVTASDAGIGPGQ; from the coding sequence ATGGATGAAACGATTGCCATCATGTCCACGGCGTCGCCGCCAAGCGATCCACTAATTGGGCGCGTTATTGCCGGCCGCTTTCGCATCCTTAGCAAGTTAGGCGAGGGCGGCATGGGCGCGGTATACAAGGCGGAGCAGCTCAAGGTCAATCGCCTATGCGCCGTCAAAGTCCTAAGCGCGTCGTTTGCTTCCGATCCTGACGCGCTGGCGCGTTTCAACCGTGAAGCGCAAATGTCCAGCGCCTTCAATCACCCCCACGCCGTCACCATCTATGACTTCGGCGATGACGACGGGCTGCATTACTTGGCGATGGAGTTTGTTGAAGGAGAAACGCTGTCGTCGGTGCTCAGGCGCGAAGGTCCGCTGCCGTTGGGGCGAACGCTCAACATTGCACGGCAGGCTGCGGCGGCGCTCGAAGCCGCCCATCGGATGAACATCGTCCACCGCGATCTCAAGCCGGACAATATTATGCTGGCGCGACGCGACGAAGGCGATTGGGTCAAGATTCTCGATTTCGGCATTGCCAAAATCGCCAGCGACGCGCCCCAGCGCGGCCAAGATTTGACTCAAGCTGGGTTTGTGGTTGGGACACCGCTTTACATGTCGCCGGAGCAGCTGGCCGGTGAGCGCCTTGATGCCCGCTCAGACATCTACAGCTTGGCCATTATCATTTACCAAATGTTGACCGGGCGGCTGCCCTTTACCGGCGACAACATGCAGGCGCTCATGGTCAAGCGGCTGACGGAAGACCCGCTACCGCTTCAGCAAGCGAATCCAAGTGTCGTCATTCCGCCGGGCGTCGAAGCCGCGTTGCTGCGTGCGTTGCAGCGTCAGCGCGATCGGCGGACGCCGACGGTGCGAGAGTTTATCAGTGAACTGGAGGCCGGACAGGCTTCCACACGGCCTCAGATGGCGGCGGGGACAACAAATCCTTTTACGCCCGGAGCAGCTTCATTTTCAGGCGAAAGGGCGTACCCCACCGTGCCGACCAAGGCATCTTCGGCGGCGGCGACTGGCGGCGCAACGCCACAACCGACAGCGGCGGCTGTCCCCCTGCAGCCGGGTTATGCGCCGCCACTGTCCACGGAGCAATCGATCGCGTCGAGTGATGCGTCCCCACCGTCTGGGGATGGGTTGCCCCAGCTGAATCCTCCTCCGACGCCACCCGTAGTCACCCCAGCGACGGCTCCGCCAGCCAGGTGGGGTGGTGGGATGGGGGGTGTCGTGGCCGCCTTGGCGCTGGCGGCGACATTGGTAATGGTCGGCGGCGCTGTCGGCGCATACTTTCTTTTTTGGTCACGCGATGGCGGCCGACAGGCGCAAAGCTCTGACCCAAAGCCGTCGAAAGGCGGCTCGACGCACAACGGCGACATCCGAATCAACGATACCCCTAAGCCGCTAGAGGACAATAGCGCGCTGTCAGATGCGACCAAAGCCGCCTTTGCCAGCGGCGTCAAGGCGCTGATGCGTAAAGACTACGTCGAGGCGGAGCGCCAATTCCGCGCCGTCCTAGGGGCGGCACCTGGTTTTGGCAAAGCCCATCTCAATCTTGGCATTGCACTCTATCACCAGCGAAAGTTCACCGACGCGCTTGACCATTTCGCTGTAGCGGCGCGGACTTGCGAAGACGAGTCTTGCAAGAACTTTGCCTATAACTACCGTGGACGCATCCACTGGGAGCAGCGGAAATATGCTCTGGCGGAAGAAGACTTCCGGCAAGCCGTTGTTCACGACGCGAATGATCTGTCATCGGTCGCATTCCGTGGATTCATGCTGCAGCTCGACGGGCGGACGGCAGACGCGAATCAGCTTTTTGACGAAGTGCTGGCGCGGAGTCGCGACGAAAACCTCAACTCGGTTGTCCGCCGGTGCAAAGGGTCAGCGCTGCCGCCGGTGACGGCTTCCGATGCAGGCATTGGTCCTGGCCAGTAG
- the ribD gene encoding bifunctional diaminohydroxyphosphoribosylaminopyrimidine deaminase/5-amino-6-(5-phosphoribosylamino)uracil reductase RibD → MIQPSFPTVHERLMLETLRLAEQGYGRVSPRPLVGSLVVRDGVVVGRGFYHEPEPAHAEVWALGEAGSQARGATLYVNLEPCSHYGRTPPCTEAIIAAGVTRVVAGIRDPNPQVNGRGFAQLRAAGIEVITDVLAVACTRLNEVFIVNQLEGRPFVHLKIAMSLDGRIATRTGASRWITGEAARAAGQALRHRSDAIAVGVGTALADNPLLTDRTGRCRHRPLVRVVFDSARVRLPPDAALVQTARQFPTWLVTVATPDNTERLAQLEQQGVRILLVEADPQGRPQLAAALNRLFSEGVASLLVEGGSTLAGALVDARLVDKVTCFIAPRIIGGTAALSAVGGRGAATLDDTLPLVDVSLESVGTDFALTGYTGRAIIAALDEARAAEQRSTP, encoded by the coding sequence GTGATCCAGCCATCCTTCCCAACAGTCCACGAACGCCTAATGCTTGAAACGTTGCGGCTTGCAGAGCAAGGTTATGGGCGGGTCAGTCCGCGCCCGCTGGTTGGCTCGCTTGTCGTCCGTGATGGCGTTGTCGTCGGCCGCGGCTTCTACCACGAGCCTGAACCGGCCCATGCGGAAGTCTGGGCGTTAGGTGAAGCCGGATCACAGGCGCGCGGCGCGACGTTGTACGTCAATCTTGAGCCTTGTTCCCACTATGGGCGGACGCCGCCCTGTACGGAAGCCATCATCGCCGCTGGCGTCACCCGCGTTGTCGCCGGGATTCGCGATCCCAATCCGCAAGTTAACGGACGCGGCTTCGCGCAACTACGCGCCGCCGGGATTGAAGTCATCACAGACGTACTGGCGGTGGCCTGTACACGACTCAACGAGGTGTTCATTGTCAACCAGCTTGAAGGGCGTCCCTTTGTCCACCTCAAAATCGCCATGAGTTTGGACGGCCGCATTGCTACCCGAACCGGCGCTTCCCGATGGATTACCGGCGAGGCGGCGCGAGCGGCTGGGCAAGCGCTGCGGCATCGTTCCGACGCCATCGCCGTTGGCGTCGGAACGGCGCTAGCCGACAATCCCCTACTCACCGACCGGACGGGACGCTGCCGCCACCGCCCGCTGGTGCGCGTTGTCTTTGACTCGGCGCGCGTGAGGTTGCCGCCGGACGCCGCCCTTGTACAAACGGCGCGGCAGTTCCCAACGTGGCTTGTCACTGTCGCCACGCCGGACAACACCGAACGGCTGGCGCAACTTGAACAGCAAGGGGTACGCATCCTGCTGGTGGAAGCCGATCCGCAGGGGCGGCCGCAACTCGCCGCCGCACTGAACCGCCTGTTCTCGGAAGGCGTCGCAAGTCTGCTGGTTGAAGGCGGCAGTACACTGGCTGGGGCCTTGGTGGACGCTCGCCTAGTTGACAAAGTCACCTGTTTCATTGCGCCGCGCATCATTGGCGGCACTGCTGCCCTAAGCGCCGTTGGCGGCCGAGGCGCAGCGACGCTTGACGACACACTCCCGCTTGTCGATGTTAGCCTGGAGTCGGTCGGAACGGACTTTGCCCTGACTGGCTACACCGGCCGCGCCATCATTGCGGCTCTTGACGAAGCGCGCGCCGCTGAGCAGCGCTCTACGCCTTGA